The following are encoded together in the Fundidesulfovibrio putealis DSM 16056 genome:
- a CDS encoding TcpQ domain-containing protein → MAKYLLLLVLCLSGCAMQGRRAEIGGMPAYDGVTDTYPGDAGPLAKAAADNLAEQYPPGSTSVSLAKVKTPFGNALEAALREKGFSVSSDGNGIAIGYTLDMFQGQTPPTCYLRVRTADGNSFGTVRVVGVATPLQAGNPASPVESKDLPQEQAVEDRPATTPVASSTPPQPHPERMMPVSGGRAALEAARGDATPVRSKATAARIAKRNRIQVADFCRWNSVAPESVLEVGRLVYLREPAAGAPAAVAKAEAVAQPVARTADRPAKPLASSQPATAPSPAPVQVSAPEGKPGAPASAPAPAKATVPAGNSAGTPPAVQAALAELTPPSAGAVEKVLPEVAAEPTSAKVLEWAVEPGGVKRQMEEWAVRAKYRLIWRSKRDYVLETPARFGGSYEEAVKDLFTGLQRGGHALRVTIYQGNNVVEVAED, encoded by the coding sequence ATGGCAAAATACTTACTGCTTCTGGTGTTGTGTCTGTCCGGATGCGCCATGCAGGGCCGCCGTGCCGAGATCGGCGGAATGCCGGCATATGACGGCGTGACGGACACGTATCCCGGCGATGCCGGTCCTTTGGCGAAAGCTGCCGCCGACAACCTGGCCGAACAGTATCCGCCTGGATCGACCTCCGTGAGCCTGGCGAAGGTGAAGACGCCCTTCGGCAACGCGCTGGAGGCGGCCTTGCGCGAGAAAGGCTTCTCGGTCTCTTCCGACGGCAACGGCATTGCCATCGGCTACACCCTGGACATGTTCCAAGGGCAAACGCCGCCGACGTGCTACCTGCGGGTGCGCACAGCCGATGGCAACAGCTTCGGGACCGTCCGGGTCGTGGGCGTGGCCACGCCTCTCCAGGCCGGAAACCCGGCCTCTCCCGTGGAGTCAAAGGACTTGCCGCAAGAGCAGGCCGTTGAGGATCGCCCGGCCACGACTCCGGTTGCTTCCTCTACTCCGCCCCAGCCCCATCCCGAAAGAATGATGCCCGTCTCTGGGGGTCGGGCCGCCCTTGAAGCGGCGCGAGGCGATGCGACACCGGTCCGGAGCAAGGCCACGGCGGCGCGGATCGCCAAGCGTAATCGCATCCAGGTGGCGGACTTCTGCCGCTGGAACTCCGTGGCCCCGGAGAGCGTTTTGGAGGTCGGAAGGCTTGTGTATTTGCGTGAGCCTGCCGCCGGCGCTCCTGCCGCTGTGGCCAAGGCAGAGGCTGTTGCACAGCCTGTGGCCAGGACTGCTGATCGTCCCGCCAAGCCCCTCGCATCCTCTCAGCCAGCAACCGCGCCTTCCCCTGCTCCGGTCCAGGTTTCAGCGCCCGAGGGCAAGCCTGGCGCGCCAGCCTCTGCCCCTGCTCCCGCGAAAGCCACGGTTCCGGCCGGGAATTCGGCGGGGACGCCCCCTGCTGTCCAGGCCGCACTTGCAGAACTGACCCCGCCCTCCGCCGGCGCTGTGGAAAAGGTGCTGCCGGAAGTGGCGGCTGAACCGACCTCCGCCAAAGTATTGGAATGGGCGGTAGAGCCGGGCGGTGTGAAGCGACAGATGGAGGAATGGGCCGTGCGGGCGAAGTATCGCCTGATTTGGCGCTCGAAGCGAGACTACGTGTTGGAGACGCCAGCCCGTTTCGGCGGGTCGTACGAGGAGGCCGTGAAGGATTTGTTCACGGGGTTGCAGCGGGGCGGGCATGCGTTGCGCGTCACCATATACCAGGGAAACAACGTCGTTGAAGTGGCTGAAGACTAA
- the trbG gene encoding P-type conjugative transfer protein TrbG: protein MRRRKAILLMILTWLWVQPVFGADAPGRGKGGQGDGQTMDLKLPIKPLTPGDYMSPDVKLSPREQQAVKLAREWESAGVPPVQAGGKVLFTFGASVPVVVGAPNQLCVVELQPGEAVNEVLVGDSARWMCEVAKSGPAAHIVIKPVDAGLSTTALITTDRRSYYLQLVSQKNGHTPRVGFLYPDEGAAKYREKQDKEAKEKQWKTAEAAGEPKDLSQLNFSYEVKGDAPWKPVQVFDDGRQTFIKLPAAVQTGDAPVLFSRSGGQDQMVNYRMKNLSMIVDGIFPETFLISGVGSKQQRVTIRKK from the coding sequence ATGAGAAGACGTAAGGCGATCTTGTTGATGATCCTGACCTGGTTGTGGGTGCAGCCGGTGTTCGGGGCGGACGCGCCCGGCCGGGGCAAGGGAGGGCAAGGCGACGGCCAGACGATGGACCTGAAATTGCCCATCAAGCCCTTGACCCCTGGCGACTACATGAGCCCGGACGTCAAATTGAGCCCGCGTGAGCAGCAGGCGGTGAAGCTGGCCCGGGAATGGGAGAGTGCCGGCGTCCCGCCAGTCCAGGCAGGCGGAAAAGTACTGTTCACCTTCGGGGCATCCGTTCCTGTCGTGGTGGGTGCGCCGAACCAGCTCTGCGTTGTGGAATTGCAGCCTGGCGAGGCGGTCAATGAAGTGCTTGTCGGTGATTCGGCCCGTTGGATGTGCGAGGTGGCCAAATCGGGGCCTGCCGCGCACATCGTGATCAAGCCCGTGGATGCGGGGTTATCCACGACAGCTCTCATTACTACGGATCGACGCTCTTACTACTTGCAGCTTGTGAGCCAAAAAAACGGTCATACGCCGCGCGTAGGCTTTTTATACCCTGATGAAGGAGCCGCCAAATACCGGGAGAAGCAGGACAAGGAGGCCAAGGAAAAGCAGTGGAAGACGGCCGAGGCGGCAGGCGAGCCGAAGGACTTGAGCCAGTTGAACTTCAGCTACGAGGTCAAGGGCGATGCTCCTTGGAAGCCCGTCCAGGTCTTCGACGATGGGCGTCAGACGTTCATCAAACTTCCGGCGGCTGTTCAGACCGGCGACGCGCCGGTCCTGTTCTCCCGTTCGGGCGGGCAGGACCAAATGGTGAACTATCGCATGAAGAACCTGTCGATGATCGTGGACGGAATTTTCCCGGAGACGTTCCTCATCTCTGGAGTTGGCAGCAAACAGCAGCGCGTGACCATCCGGAAGAAGTGA
- the traF gene encoding conjugative transfer signal peptidase TraF translates to MQIENDGGRSWGRDAVAGVGEFIAEVLKCFWKWTLRLSTIVLAFLFVLYFGVVHLHLRFNFTSSMPLGIYRVAPAGSPVVRGDYATFRLTGPLAALAMERGYLEAVPCPGVKTILAEHCPAPLLKAVAGVPGDVLEIGPDGIRVNGILLQESRTRDTDSRFRPMPESLLRPGPIAQGMALVMSDANPQGFDSRYFGLVSLAGLEKVQPVWTFGEKGDL, encoded by the coding sequence ATGCAAATTGAAAATGATGGTGGCCGGTCATGGGGCCGGGATGCTGTTGCTGGCGTAGGTGAGTTCATTGCCGAGGTACTGAAGTGTTTTTGGAAGTGGACGTTGCGATTATCCACCATCGTCCTCGCATTCCTGTTCGTCCTGTACTTTGGCGTTGTTCATCTCCATTTGCGGTTCAACTTCACGTCGTCAATGCCGCTAGGCATCTACCGCGTTGCTCCTGCTGGTTCTCCTGTCGTTCGTGGGGATTACGCGACCTTTCGGCTTACGGGGCCGCTTGCGGCCTTGGCCATGGAGCGCGGCTACCTGGAGGCCGTGCCATGTCCAGGCGTCAAGACAATACTCGCTGAGCACTGCCCAGCGCCGCTGCTGAAGGCCGTGGCCGGTGTGCCCGGCGACGTGCTTGAGATCGGCCCGGACGGCATCCGGGTGAACGGGATCTTGCTCCAGGAGAGCCGCACCCGTGACACGGATAGCCGTTTTCGGCCGATGCCGGAAAGCCTGCTGCGGCCTGGGCCAATCGCCCAGGGCATGGCCCTGGTGATGTCGGATGCGAACCCGCAGGGATTCGACAGCCGGTACTTCGGACTGGTGTCCTTGGCGGGGTTGGAAAAGGTGCAGCCGGTTTGGACGTTCGGAGAGAAGGGGGATTTATGA
- a CDS encoding TrbI/VirB10 family protein — protein sequence MAKWPLYALLAVGLAVAVFMLFMMDSADSKKKKEQAPRQTVNTTETKAPLLQAPQGSLMQPPPQPSAAAKKEEPKLVTVVTNPTPLDNKRELDELQKRKHQQAMNALSSPLLLKRGNEKPEKSGEKDAAQVASTPILAREVGQPQAPRELNLESMMPTREGAYDPAADKDKEGFFNRAKTDGRWVSQETRVPGYKYEVKTGWVIPAVMVGGINSDLPGRITAQVSQNVFDTATGENLLIPQGSKLHGSYDSRIVYGQSRLLVAWNRIVFPDGSSVTLETMPGTDSAGYAGFSDDVDNHYFRLFGSAILMSLIAGGTSWAVDTVTPASTASLGSNNSPSLQQQMASSLATQLGQTTSQMLSKNMNIKPTLEIRPGYRFNVTVTKDLVFRGPYAN from the coding sequence ATGGCCAAATGGCCCCTGTATGCGTTGCTGGCCGTGGGGCTGGCAGTGGCCGTCTTCATGCTGTTCATGATGGACTCGGCGGACTCGAAGAAAAAGAAGGAGCAAGCACCGCGTCAGACGGTGAACACGACGGAGACAAAGGCTCCCTTGTTGCAGGCTCCGCAAGGAAGCCTCATGCAGCCTCCGCCGCAGCCTTCTGCGGCAGCGAAGAAAGAAGAACCGAAGCTGGTGACGGTGGTCACGAATCCGACACCTCTCGACAACAAGCGTGAGCTGGACGAATTGCAGAAGCGCAAGCACCAGCAGGCCATGAATGCCTTGTCGTCCCCGCTTCTGTTGAAGCGGGGCAACGAGAAGCCCGAGAAATCCGGGGAAAAGGATGCGGCACAGGTTGCGAGCACGCCGATCCTGGCCAGGGAGGTGGGGCAGCCCCAGGCCCCGCGCGAACTGAACCTGGAGAGTATGATGCCGACCCGGGAGGGGGCATACGACCCGGCGGCGGACAAGGACAAAGAGGGATTCTTCAACCGGGCGAAGACGGACGGCCGGTGGGTTTCACAGGAAACCCGTGTTCCCGGGTACAAGTACGAGGTGAAAACCGGCTGGGTCATCCCTGCGGTGATGGTCGGGGGAATCAACTCGGACCTGCCCGGGCGCATCACAGCCCAGGTGAGCCAGAACGTCTTCGATACGGCCACGGGTGAGAACCTTCTGATCCCGCAGGGATCGAAGCTCCATGGATCGTACGATTCACGCATCGTCTACGGCCAATCGCGCCTGCTTGTCGCGTGGAACCGGATCGTGTTCCCAGACGGCTCGTCCGTCACCCTGGAGACGATGCCGGGGACCGACAGCGCCGGTTACGCCGGGTTCAGCGACGATGTGGACAACCATTATTTCCGGTTGTTCGGCTCCGCCATCCTGATGTCGCTGATAGCTGGCGGCACCTCCTGGGCAGTGGATACCGTGACCCCAGCGAGCACCGCCTCCCTCGGCTCCAACAACTCGCCTTCCCTCCAGCAGCAGATGGCCTCGTCGCTTGCGACGCAGCTCGGCCAGACCACGTCACAGATGCTTTCCAAAAACATGAACATCAAGCCGACCTTGGAAATACGGCCCGGATACCGTTTCAACGTGACCGTTACCAAGGATTTGGTGTTCAGGGGGCCGTATGCAAATTGA